The Miscanthus floridulus cultivar M001 chromosome 6, ASM1932011v1, whole genome shotgun sequence genomic interval ACGGAGGTCCACTATAGGGTCGGGTGCAGGCCGACTACCGCAGTCACCGACGAATTTCCATCTGTTGTCCTCATCCTTCGTCCCATCTCCTTCTTCCAAACTCCCAATATTACTTACCCTTGCCCCGCTTACCTGCTCCGTCGCTTGCCGGCGAAGGTCCAGGACCGCTGGGATGCGAGGCCGCCGTGGAAGCGGTCTCCACCACTGGGATGCAACGTTAGAATTCAACCTGTCGTTGAGTATTCATACCCATTATCCAAATCCATACCCACGTGAAATGGGTCGGGTATGGGTAATACCCGATGAGAGGCGGATACGGGGAGGGTATTACTCATTTCTCCGGTCTCCACTGGATGGACTTGCCAAAACGCACGGGAGGGGCAGCATACAGACTACAGAGCACCTGGCTGCCGTAGGCCTCGGGTTCCCGCGGCGATGGCCTTGGCAAGCACGCCGTTGTAGCCTTCAATCCTCGGCGTGAACTCGTTCCAGTACCCGTCCGACACAACCGGCTGTGACTGCGGCGGTGGTCTGGAGCTCTTGGACGGAACCACCACGTAAGAAGGTGCGGAGGAGCAGGCATTGGAGCGGAGCAAGCCGTCAACCGACGCTAGAGCGGAAGCGTCAACGGCGGCGGCATTGAAGGAGACGCCATAGTTGAGGAGCGTCCCGTCCTTGTCCAGCAGCGTGAAGAGGTAGTGCACGCAGTAGAGCTTGACGACGGGCTCGTCCTGCGTGAGCGGTGAGCCTAGGTCCTTGCCGACGCGCACCGCGGTGGCCACGGCCACGTCGTCCTTGGTGAGCCTGACGACGGCGAGGTCCCCATGCGCAAGCTCGACGAGGCCGTCGGAGCCGATCATCGGCTGCAACATTCCTACAGCAGCTTTGTAATTAAAGTAAATTGGATACCCGATCATCCAATGGATATGGGGAATTGGGCATGAGCAAAAGTGGGGAGGGGATCATGTGGGTAAGCAGAATATGGGTGTAGGGTATGGGTAGGCACGGGTGTGCCCATACCCTCCCGACCACAGGCttagttaggccttgtttagatgcattccaaattccaagttttttcactctctctccatcacatcaatttttagccgtttacatggagtattaaatgtaggtaaaaaaaataactaattacacagtttagttggaaatcacgagatgaatcttttgagcctagttggtccacgattggacaatatttaccaaataagacgaaagtagtactgttcatcgggttcactttttttcacgatctaaacgaggccttagaATAGATCATATCACCTTGGGATTGAGGGAGTACAACCAAATATGGCGTATGACCTCTGTCCAACAAAGAACGTAGACAGCTACTAGCTAATGTAATATTTGTTTTGCTTGAAGCTTTGTACAAACTTGCATATAGCAGGCTAATACATGCAACCACTTAGACAATGAATGCACTCCAGCTCGGGCGGTAGAGAGAATGAAGATGGATGATGGTGCAAGGTCTCGGACGAGGACATGAGGCATTTAATTGAATACGAGTTCTGTCATCATGAATTGGTTGTCTTTATAACCATAGGATAATTTAAATTAGACAATTATTTATTAGGCTCTTCACAAGTAAGCCTTTTTTTTGAAACTCGGCTCCTTGGCCTTTTTAATTAACTTCCAGCCCAGCTGAAACGCGGGCAATATGGCTAGTTACAAGAACAGGAATGGGATACTCCCAGGTTTCCTCCCATCCAGGAATTTGATTCAAGCCTAGAGCTGCTGAGTTTCCTCTCATCCTGGAATTTGATTTGAGCCTAGAGCTGCTACTTCGTGCGCAGACGAGTTACAAAGCCTTGAAGCATGAAAACAATCAAACTGGATAAAATGTTCCCTTACTAAGGAACGGACATCCTTGAAGGAGCTTGGTCGGCACCAAAACACTATTGTCCTCAATTTTTGGTTAAACCCGGCCTTCGAAAAGGATGGATGATACGTGGCCACTAATCTAACCGGACTCAGCCGTGAATCAGATCGCGAGCCACGTCGGACTCGGAAGCCCTCTCTGACCTGACTCCCTTCGTGCCGCGCCCATAAAACTGAAAGCACCCGATCAGCGGTTAAGCCCATAGCCCATAGGTACACCGTACACGCTTGACGCTTACAGCCGCTTCAGTCACTGACGGACCGGGCCCGCTCCGCCGTGCGTCCGCCGCACACAACACGCACGCCATCTCTCTCGAAGCTTCCTCTTCCTCCGGCCGCCACCGACCCGATCCCACCCCGGACGCGGCGCCTCCCTCCCACCATATATTCCTCCCCGCGCCTCCCGCCGCCGAGGATTGCCGAGAGGAGCCGGGAGAGAGACCGAAACTCGTTTTAGATCGGATCGGAGGACTCGAGGAATTGCAGGGAAACGATTTGAGGATGGATTTCGAGCTGCGGCAGGCGCGGGAGAAGCTGGAGCGCGAGCAGCGGGAGCGGATGCAGCGCACCAAGGCCAAGGCCGAGCGCGAGCGCCGGGCCAAGGCCGAGGCGGCGCGCCGCCGGGAAGCGCTCGAGGCCTCCCACCGCGAGCGACGACTCGACGCCGCACGCGCCCAGGAAGAGGTAACCACCTCCACTCAATTACATGCCATCCCTGTGCGAGAAGAAACCTGTTGCTAGCGCCACGAACCactgggaaattacgagacgaacgttttgagcttaattaacactaattgccaaataaaaacgaaagtgccacagtagccccaaattccaacttcctgaaactGAACACATGCTTAGTATTCGTTTTGCGTGAAAATTTCTCTCTCCTGTTTGGTCGATAAACTGTTTGATAGGTTGCTCCCCAATTCGATCTCGACAATCCTCTCAATTTAAGAGGAAAAGAAACATTTTGATCCAGAAACCTGATCGGGCCTCGGCAATTTCCCATTTTGTTGGATTAATTTCGGTTTCTAGCCACTTGCATAACGATAGCGCAAACCCACTAGGATTCTCGTTTACTGACTGTTTCGATTAAGCTACTGGCACGGTTCATTTCCGCCTACTTGCTGCAGATAATAAATTCTTGATATTGATTATGTTTGGACGGCTGCAGTCTTTGTCCTCTGTTCTGCACTTCTGCTACTGGGTGCTCATCTAATTGTCTTTTGTACTTCTTATGATATAGGCTGACCAGAAAATGGAAGAGGTGATGCAGCTGGGGAAGGGGGTTTCATTCTCACACATGTTTGAGGCACTTCGATATGATGGCCCTGGGGATAAGATCAAGCTGCCACCATCTTCGTTTAATGAGTTGTCTGATGAAGGTGCTCTCGATAAAGGTCCCATGTACTTCCGGTTGTCCAAGGTTAGGGACACAGTCCCAGGTGCTGCTATGGAACAAGACGCCGAGGCAACCTGTTgtggtgttcttgaattcactgcAAGGGAAGGCTCTGCTGAACTCCCACCGCATGTTTGGAACAACCTGTTTCGGAGTGACACCCCAGAGGTCCCTCTGATGGAAGTCAAATATATCAGTTTGCCCAAAGGAACCTATGCGAAGTTGAAGCCAGAAGGAGCTGGGTTTTCGGATCTCCCTAATCATAGAGCAGTCCTTGAAACAGCACTCCGCAATCACGCAACACTATCTGAAAATGATACCGTTGTGGTGAATTATGGGCAGCTTCAGTACAAGTTAAAGGTTCTTGAACTGAAGCCCGCATCAAGTGTATCTGTCCTAGAGACAGATGTTGAAGTTGACATCGAGGGATCAGATTCAGTTCTGGACAACGAAGAGGACCAACACATGCTTGTGCCACTTGTGATTGGAAACATAGAATCCAGTGTTGTGGAAGAAGGAAAGTTCAGGTACTATAAATTTTCAGTTGAAGAAAATCTGAGCGAGAAAGTAGCTTCTGGGTGTGCAAATATCGAGGTTAAAATAGATACGGATGTGAGCGGTGGCGACACTGATATCTACGTTTCAAGACATCCTTTAGTATTCCCAACTCAGCACCGACATGAGTGGTCTTCCCATGAAATGGGATCAAAGGTTCTTATACTCAAACCACGGGATGCTACTTTGGTCAGTGGTGTTTACAGTATCGGAGTTTATGGTTTCAAAGGGACTTCCAAGTACCAGCTCTCTGTAGCTATCAAGGATGTTAGTAGCCAAAGGATTGGTGAATATGCTAGTGCCTCGGGAAGTGTTGATGTTGATTCAGTGCTGTGTAAGAACTGTAAGCGCCATATAGCCAGCCGGTCTGCTCGTCTTCATGAGGCATACTGTATTAGACACAATGTCGCCTGCCTTCATGATGGGTGTGGAGTTGTTCTTCggaaggaagaagcagcagatcATGTGCACTGCAACAAGTGCGGACGAGCTTACCAGCAGAGAGAAATGGAGAAGCATATGAAAGTCTTCCATGAACCGTTGCAGTGCCCCTGTGGGGTGGTCCTGGAGAAGGAAGATATGGTATGTCTTCCCTTCTCTCTTCGTGGTTTAGGGGCACACTACCGAATCAGTTTCCAAAATAATTCTTTCTTTCAAGTAAGACTAAATCTCGTTGTTGTTTAATTTTCAGGTTCAGCACCAATCCTCGACCTGCCCCTTGCGATTGATTGTGTGCCGCTTCTGTGGTGACACAGTCCATGCTGGTGGAGAACCCGCTGATGTTCGTGACCGGCTGCGAAACATGTCTGAGCATGAGAGTATCTGTGGATCCAGGACAGCACCATGTGACTCCTGTGGACGGTCGGTCATGCTGAAGGAGATGGACATTCATCTTATTGCTGTGCATCAGAAGAGCTGATCACCTACTGGCACTGGACTGATCTGAGCTGAGCCTCTGCAGGTCATTGCTGAACAGAAGCTGTGCAGTTCAATGTGTGGCAAATTCCAGCGCTGTTGGATTGAAAACCACCCCTAGGGACTGGGAACTCAATGTAATTTGTCATTTGTGTTTTTCCATGGGATTAAACATACTGGTGTTGGTGTAATGTCTGTATTTTGTTTCTCTATGCATTATTTATAAATCTTTTTTACATATCGGTATTACCTATTTCCTAAACCAATTCCTTTTGATAAACCGTACAACGCAATAGGTTCTTTTGGGCCCGTGCTGTAGCAATTGTTCATTTTTTCATATAACAGAAGCAATTGTTTATTGGGTTCAGATTCAGAGTTGTTCTGGC includes:
- the LOC136458331 gene encoding uncharacterized protein, giving the protein MDFELRQAREKLEREQRERMQRTKAKAERERRAKAEAARRREALEASHRERRLDAARAQEEADQKMEEVMQLGKGVSFSHMFEALRYDGPGDKIKLPPSSFNELSDEGALDKGPMYFRLSKVRDTVPGAAMEQDAEATCCGVLEFTAREGSAELPPHVWNNLFRSDTPEVPLMEVKYISLPKGTYAKLKPEGAGFSDLPNHRAVLETALRNHATLSENDTVVVNYGQLQYKLKVLELKPASSVSVLETDVEVDIEGSDSVLDNEEDQHMLVPLVIGNIESSVVEEGKFRYYKFSVEENLSEKVASGCANIEVKIDTDVSGGDTDIYVSRHPLVFPTQHRHEWSSHEMGSKVLILKPRDATLVSGVYSIGVYGFKGTSKYQLSVAIKDVSSQRIGEYASASGSVDVDSVLCKNCKRHIASRSARLHEAYCIRHNVACLHDGCGVVLRKEEAADHVHCNKCGRAYQQREMEKHMKVFHEPLQCPCGVVLEKEDMVQHQSSTCPLRLIVCRFCGDTVHAGGEPADVRDRLRNMSEHESICGSRTAPCDSCGRSVMLKEMDIHLIAVHQKS
- the LOC136460652 gene encoding senescence/dehydration-associated protein At4g35985, chloroplastic-like, which translates into the protein MLQPMIGSDGLVELAHGDLAVVRLTKDDVAVATAVRVGKDLGSPLTQDEPVVKLYCVHYLFTLLDKDGTLLNYGVSFNAAAVDASALASVDGLLRSNACSSAPSYVVVPSKSSRPPPQSQPVVSDGYWNEFTPRIEGYNGVLAKAIAAGTRGLRQPGAL